One Flavobacteriales bacterium genomic window, CAGGTCATATACTTCTTCTCTTGGATGACCTTGAGTACCTGTCCTATCGGGTCTTTTCCTTTGAACTCTTCCACTTCGTCCTTGGTGCGGTACTTCTGTGGGTCCGACATGGAGTGCCCTTTGTATCGATAGGTCTTTGCCTCGATGAGGAATGGACCCTTACCACTACGCGCATGCTCGATGGCCTTTTGGAACATCAGAGCCATTTCTTCAGCACTCATTCCATCAGCAGGTTCGGCCGGCATCTCATAGCTCAGTCCCAGTTTCCAGAGGTCATGTACGTTGGTCGTTCTCTCGACAGAAGTCCCCATGGCATAATTGTTATTCTCGATGACGAAGACCACTGGAAGTTTCCAGGTCATAGCCATATTGAAGGTCTCATGCAAGGCTCCTTGACGCACAGCGCCATCGCCCATGAAACAGATGGTCACTGAATCGTTGCCCTTGTATTTATCAGCAAAAGCGAGCCCTGCTCCCAAGGGGATCTGAGCACCTACGATTCCGTGTCCTCCATAGAGATTACGTTCCTTGTCGAACATGTGCATGGAGCCACCCTTTCCTTTGGAACTACCGGTCTTCTTTCCATAGAGTTCTGCCATCACCTCTTTGGCCGGAGTACCCAAGGCAAGAGGGTGAGCGTGGTCGCGATATGCGGTGATCACCCGGTCATTCTCTGCCATGGCCCAGGTCATTCCTGCTAGTAGAGCTTCTTGCCCGATATAG contains:
- the pdhA gene encoding pyruvate dehydrogenase (acetyl-transferring) E1 component subunit alpha, with the translated sequence MATSTAKSKKKSNSSGKKGKSPFSKTDYLKWYEDMLLMRKFEEKCGQLYIQQKFGGFCHLYIGQEALLAGMTWAMAENDRVITAYRDHAHPLALGTPAKEVMAELYGKKTGSSKGKGGSMHMFDKERNLYGGHGIVGAQIPLGAGLAFADKYKGNDSVTICFMGDGAVRQGALHETFNMAMTWKLPVVFVIENNNYAMGTSVERTTNVHDLWKLGLSYEMPAEPADGMSAEEMALMFQKAIEHARSGKGPFLIEAKTYRYKGHSMSDPQKYRTKDEVEEFKGKDPIGQVLKVIQEKKYMT